The following coding sequences are from one Natrarchaeobius halalkaliphilus window:
- a CDS encoding DUF6760 family protein, which produces MDPYPTERLYEEIAFVAYYFNWSRQEILELPHWERQRWCRNISQINEQKNEAGGSDTSLDPDHRVDDLPVANLEEMI; this is translated from the coding sequence ATCGACCCGTATCCAACGGAGCGGCTCTACGAAGAAATCGCGTTCGTCGCGTACTACTTCAACTGGTCGCGCCAGGAGATACTCGAGCTTCCCCACTGGGAACGACAGCGCTGGTGCCGCAACATTAGCCAGATAAACGAACAGAAAAACGAGGCGGGCGGTTCGGATACCTCACTCGATCCCGATCACCGGGTCGATGACCTCCCCGTCGCGAACCTCGAGGAGATGATCTGA
- a CDS encoding BCCT family transporter, with translation MARDEMNDQFSTHVSALLDGANQTVVVGSLAVLAAVSGLLVLLPGPTGTGVSALEGFLLFEVGFVFGLALAISLVVLGIIAVGPWGRITLGGDDATPAYGNGTYFAMLFAIGIAAGIAFFGPGEAAYYMLDVPPGIDPGVDAHDRGVWGMSFTLTHWGIITSATSAVFAVPIGYYYYRDDAPFRVSSALYPLVRDRPMLAAIVDIFAISGLVFGLASSIMETTQNFLAGISFQWGVASPETGTVLFIAAVTLVYTLSAYTGLNRGIRRISVLSLGLFLVMGGATFVFGGASEIVGLSIGATAAQPSHLYALATSIQTEWVAIWHHYNTAIWFSISAGYGLFTARISYGRSLREIVAYAVVASGLANMVWFYVVGGGVVRQAISDGGETLSLIETEGFAVAAFPLLLEFPFGELFLFLFLGIGLLFIINSADSQTMSVAMMTSKNTVDPPGIIRAFWGTAIGLVAVMLILVGGADIVGSFAVFTGFALAILAVAALATTLVSMIRG, from the coding sequence ATGGCACGAGATGAAATGAACGACCAGTTTAGCACGCACGTCTCTGCCCTTTTGGACGGAGCAAATCAGACGGTCGTCGTGGGATCGTTGGCGGTTCTCGCCGCCGTTTCTGGCCTCCTCGTTTTACTTCCAGGCCCGACAGGTACCGGAGTCAGTGCACTCGAGGGTTTCTTGCTGTTCGAGGTCGGGTTCGTGTTCGGGCTGGCGCTCGCGATCTCACTGGTCGTCCTCGGGATTATTGCGGTAGGTCCGTGGGGGCGGATCACTCTCGGTGGCGACGACGCGACGCCGGCGTATGGAAACGGAACGTACTTCGCGATGCTGTTCGCGATCGGAATCGCTGCAGGGATCGCGTTCTTTGGCCCTGGTGAAGCAGCCTACTACATGCTCGACGTTCCACCGGGAATCGACCCCGGTGTAGATGCGCACGATCGAGGCGTCTGGGGAATGAGCTTTACCCTGACGCACTGGGGAATCATCACATCGGCGACGTCTGCCGTGTTCGCTGTTCCGATCGGATACTATTACTACCGGGACGATGCCCCGTTCCGCGTCTCGAGTGCATTGTATCCGCTGGTTCGTGATCGACCGATGCTGGCAGCTATCGTCGATATTTTCGCTATTTCGGGGCTCGTCTTCGGTCTGGCGTCGTCGATCATGGAGACGACCCAGAACTTCCTGGCCGGCATCAGCTTCCAGTGGGGTGTGGCGTCCCCGGAGACCGGAACGGTGTTGTTCATTGCTGCGGTAACGCTCGTCTACACGCTTTCTGCGTACACCGGACTCAACAGGGGGATCCGGCGGATTTCGGTCCTCAGTCTCGGACTGTTTCTCGTCATGGGTGGCGCAACCTTCGTGTTCGGTGGTGCATCCGAAATCGTGGGCCTCTCGATCGGTGCGACGGCAGCCCAGCCATCACACCTGTACGCGCTGGCGACGAGCATCCAGACCGAGTGGGTCGCCATCTGGCACCACTACAATACGGCGATCTGGTTCTCGATCTCGGCCGGCTACGGTCTCTTTACTGCCCGAATCTCCTACGGCCGGTCCCTTCGTGAAATCGTCGCCTATGCCGTGGTCGCGAGCGGGCTCGCGAATATGGTCTGGTTTTACGTCGTCGGTGGCGGCGTCGTCCGACAGGCGATCTCCGACGGCGGAGAGACCCTCTCGCTAATCGAGACGGAGGGGTTCGCAGTCGCGGCGTTTCCGTTGCTGCTTGAATTCCCGTTCGGTGAGCTGTTCCTCTTTCTGTTTCTCGGGATCGGGTTGCTGTTCATCATCAACTCCGCGGACTCACAGACGATGAGTGTCGCAATGATGACGAGCAAGAATACGGTCGATCCACCAGGGATCATTCGGGCGTTCTGGGGCACCGCGATCGGGCTGGTGGCGGTGATGCTGATTCTCGTCGGCGGCGCCGATATCGTCGGATCGTTCGCCGTTTTCACCGGTTTCGCCCTCGCGATTCTCGCGGTCGCCGCACTCGCTACGACCCTCGTGTCGATGATTCGCGGATAG
- a CDS encoding carbamoyltransferase family protein translates to MPAYALSFKPATRGFGINDPSSVLFADGEPVFGIEEERLSRNKHAPGQFPTRSIAACLAAEDIELADVDRILLPYEPQLTGRFIRENLRRIVTNPEFFSWRLYEDDELSSGSRLSKFAAVLGTVGRYTGARRDGYVETVREYLYDAFGGPLPPIEKLEHHACHAASAYYPAPFEEGLVLTMDAKGEYDATVVWHAQDGTISRERTYSDPNSLGTFYAAITEYLGYRADNGEGKVMGLAPYGEHNPEIQRQLFEEITGGVDYDVASCLSGVFYDDLRTLEGLFDRPRRRSGDPFTDWHKDLAFMTQQFVEETVIEIVSEYCRRFDTSNVAVSGGVALNCKLNKRLMEHDRVENFFAQPLAHDGGLAFGAGLHYYQSSIEQSTVYYGPENTDDVEELLEKNAVPYEQPDSLTRFVAQRLADGDLVGWFQGRLEMGPRALGNRSILADPRTTASRDRVNRYVKHREEWRPFAPSMHKSAASKYLVNAEEAPYMIKTFDTTERARVEIPAALHPADQTTRPQTVTREQNPRYYDLLSEFEALTGVPVLLNTSFNDHGEPIVTRSQEALKDFFGMGLDLLVLHDCIVEKQVDDPEGLRREDQVQLYDSGQ, encoded by the coding sequence ATGCCAGCGTATGCTCTGTCATTTAAGCCTGCAACGAGGGGATTCGGAATCAACGATCCCAGTAGCGTACTCTTTGCCGACGGAGAACCGGTGTTTGGCATCGAAGAGGAGCGACTCAGCCGAAACAAACACGCACCAGGGCAGTTTCCGACCCGATCGATCGCAGCCTGTCTGGCTGCCGAAGACATCGAACTTGCCGACGTCGACCGGATATTGCTTCCCTACGAACCGCAGCTGACGGGGAGATTCATCCGAGAGAATCTCCGACGGATCGTCACCAACCCGGAATTTTTCAGCTGGCGGCTCTACGAGGACGACGAGCTCAGTTCAGGGTCACGACTGAGCAAGTTCGCGGCCGTCCTCGGAACGGTGGGAAGGTACACCGGAGCCCGACGCGATGGGTACGTCGAAACCGTCAGAGAGTACCTCTACGATGCCTTCGGGGGGCCACTTCCACCGATCGAGAAACTCGAGCACCACGCCTGTCATGCGGCGAGCGCATACTATCCGGCACCATTCGAGGAGGGGCTCGTTCTCACGATGGACGCGAAAGGAGAGTACGATGCAACAGTAGTCTGGCACGCTCAGGATGGGACCATTTCGCGTGAGCGGACGTATTCGGATCCGAACTCTCTCGGTACGTTTTACGCGGCGATCACCGAGTACCTCGGCTATCGTGCCGACAACGGCGAAGGGAAAGTAATGGGATTAGCTCCCTACGGTGAACACAACCCAGAGATCCAACGGCAACTGTTCGAGGAGATCACTGGCGGTGTCGATTACGATGTGGCCAGCTGTCTGAGCGGCGTCTTCTACGACGATCTCCGGACGCTCGAGGGACTGTTCGATCGCCCGCGCAGACGATCCGGAGATCCGTTTACCGACTGGCACAAAGATCTCGCGTTTATGACCCAGCAGTTCGTCGAAGAGACAGTCATCGAAATCGTCTCCGAGTACTGTCGCCGGTTCGATACGTCGAACGTCGCCGTCTCGGGCGGGGTTGCACTCAACTGCAAGCTCAACAAACGACTCATGGAACACGACCGCGTCGAGAACTTCTTTGCCCAGCCACTGGCCCACGACGGGGGGCTCGCCTTTGGTGCTGGACTCCACTACTACCAGTCGAGTATCGAACAATCGACTGTCTACTACGGACCAGAAAACACCGACGACGTGGAAGAATTGCTCGAAAAGAACGCTGTCCCGTACGAACAGCCGGACAGCCTTACCAGATTCGTGGCTCAGCGCCTCGCTGACGGGGACCTCGTCGGCTGGTTCCAGGGACGACTCGAGATGGGGCCTCGAGCGCTCGGTAACAGGAGTATCCTCGCCGACCCACGGACGACGGCCTCACGCGACCGGGTGAATCGGTACGTGAAACACCGCGAGGAGTGGCGGCCGTTCGCACCGTCGATGCACAAATCGGCCGCATCGAAGTACCTCGTGAATGCCGAGGAGGCACCGTACATGATCAAGACGTTCGATACCACCGAGCGCGCTCGCGTAGAGATCCCGGCGGCACTCCATCCAGCCGACCAGACGACGCGCCCTCAGACGGTTACCCGGGAGCAGAACCCCCGGTATTACGATCTCCTTAGTGAGTTCGAAGCCCTCACCGGTGTGCCGGTCCTCCTCAACACGTCGTTCAACGACCACGGTGAACCGATCGTAACACGCTCTCAGGAAGCGCTCAAAGACTTCTTCGGAATGGGGCTCGATCTTCTCGTTCTCCACGACTGCATCGTCGAAAAGCAGGTCGATGACCCGGAAGGACTCCGTCGAGAGGATCAGGTCCAGTTGTACGATTCGGGTCAGTAA
- a CDS encoding EamA family transporter: protein MPENLWLSFAFLAASIYATLSLVDKIVLDRDSTGPISTTALSGFSMMATFIVAGIMTQNTGFESTTISSELLLAMGIGILGGFAYVLSLWTYFIGLEKSEVSRFIPLLSLDLIIVLVLAFVLLGEGFQPVVYVGVFVIFLGTVLISLDNASLTAGFKSKQALFWGLLVAGTTAALQLILEFMTAHLSLFGIMFWVGIGGVFSLCGLLAWKLVQAGRLPSGAFESAVSAQGGVLLIRGGFIAIAYYAFVLALETGPVSIAVAVLKLDVFLVFFGALVLSKIAPAILHEPTNRRILVQKFTASGLIVGGVVIIQTVTA from the coding sequence ATGCCGGAAAACCTCTGGTTGAGTTTCGCCTTTCTCGCAGCGAGCATCTACGCAACGCTTTCCCTTGTCGACAAGATCGTTCTGGACCGAGATTCGACGGGACCGATTTCGACGACCGCACTGAGTGGCTTCTCGATGATGGCAACGTTCATAGTGGCCGGAATTATGACGCAGAACACCGGATTCGAATCGACCACCATCTCCTCGGAATTACTGCTCGCGATGGGAATCGGAATTCTGGGCGGGTTTGCGTACGTCCTGAGTCTCTGGACGTACTTCATCGGACTCGAGAAATCCGAAGTATCGCGGTTCATCCCGCTTTTATCCCTCGATCTCATCATCGTCCTCGTCTTGGCGTTCGTTCTACTCGGTGAAGGATTCCAGCCCGTGGTCTATGTCGGCGTGTTCGTTATTTTTCTCGGAACCGTACTCATCTCGCTGGACAACGCGAGTTTGACAGCCGGGTTCAAATCCAAACAAGCGCTTTTCTGGGGGTTGCTGGTCGCCGGGACGACGGCAGCACTGCAACTCATCCTCGAGTTTATGACGGCCCATCTGTCTCTTTTTGGTATCATGTTCTGGGTCGGGATCGGCGGTGTGTTTTCGTTGTGTGGCCTGTTGGCGTGGAAACTGGTTCAGGCAGGCCGTCTTCCATCGGGTGCGTTTGAGTCGGCCGTGAGCGCCCAGGGTGGCGTCCTTCTCATCCGTGGCGGATTCATCGCGATCGCCTACTACGCCTTCGTTCTGGCACTCGAAACCGGTCCAGTTTCAATTGCCGTCGCAGTTCTCAAACTGGACGTCTTTCTGGTGTTTTTCGGGGCGTTAGTGTTGAGCAAGATTGCCCCGGCGATCCTTCACGAACCCACCAATCGGCGGATCCTCGTTCAAAAATTCACCGCATCGGGACTGATCGTTGGCGGCGTCGTTATCATCCAGACGGTTACCGCCTGA
- a CDS encoding class I SAM-dependent methyltransferase produces the protein MDADPEDDLTRVADAFGTALREYYDGDGPGVYTTVRDDGKRTKADLSHYFDSHDEWESPTKQALTYIRPGDRVLDVGCGSGRHALWLQEQGYDVVAIDQSQQAIDICEDRGIDSCSVMDMTDLQFEDDAFDTILVVGNIIGLGGSLTDISGYFDEFDRITTDRGRVITDSQNPFPDGIEDSAYFRDNQIDDRDASTVRFRVQYRDLVEDWLEIAMLGEDELTTLLEDTSWSVTETIETAPGDGWYSVAMQWYFAVIDKN, from the coding sequence ATGGATGCAGACCCTGAGGATGACCTCACACGCGTAGCAGATGCGTTCGGTACTGCCTTGCGTGAGTACTACGATGGCGACGGCCCCGGTGTGTACACGACGGTACGCGACGACGGCAAACGGACGAAAGCCGATCTAAGCCACTACTTCGATTCACACGACGAGTGGGAATCACCCACCAAACAGGCGTTGACGTACATCCGACCGGGCGACCGCGTCCTCGATGTCGGATGCGGTTCCGGGCGACACGCCCTCTGGTTACAGGAGCAGGGATACGATGTCGTGGCGATCGACCAGAGCCAGCAAGCGATCGACATCTGCGAGGATCGAGGGATCGACTCCTGTTCCGTGATGGATATGACTGACCTGCAGTTCGAGGACGATGCGTTCGACACGATACTCGTCGTCGGGAACATCATCGGGCTTGGTGGTAGTCTCACAGATATCTCCGGATACTTTGACGAATTCGACCGAATTACGACAGACCGCGGTCGGGTTATCACTGATTCCCAGAATCCATTCCCCGACGGTATCGAGGATTCGGCTTACTTCCGAGACAACCAAATCGACGACCGGGACGCTTCTACGGTTCGATTTCGTGTCCAGTACAGGGACCTGGTGGAGGATTGGCTCGAGATCGCCATGCTCGGGGAAGACGAACTCACAACCCTCCTTGAGGACACTTCTTGGTCGGTCACCGAGACGATCGAGACGGCTCCCGGCGATGGGTGGTACTCAGTCGCAATGCAGTGGTACTTCGCGGTCATCGACAAAAATTGA
- a CDS encoding DUF4255 domain-containing protein — protein sequence MNGFGAVAEASDLIVERLREETDSRGDVTTVEPSNIVLASPDDVTGNGNVRLSVFPYKISHEPRHGSPGRIQTQANTFKNPPLLLSCYYLVTAYPGSATDASAKVQDQQIALGLAMQILHDNAQFETEHLQGESSAVEAFQVALHSDSNDEIERIWDTFVDVPLHPSVVYEASPIPIESTTEERVTRVSERDLDLHDRRK from the coding sequence ATGAACGGCTTCGGAGCGGTTGCTGAGGCGAGTGACCTGATCGTCGAGCGTCTTCGCGAAGAAACTGACTCTAGAGGCGACGTGACAACTGTTGAACCATCAAATATCGTCCTCGCGTCACCCGATGACGTCACGGGTAACGGGAACGTAAGACTCTCGGTGTTCCCCTATAAGATCAGTCACGAGCCACGTCACGGAAGTCCGGGGCGAATTCAGACCCAGGCGAATACCTTCAAAAACCCGCCGCTGCTCCTCTCGTGTTACTATCTGGTTACAGCGTATCCAGGATCGGCCACGGACGCGTCGGCGAAGGTACAGGACCAACAGATTGCACTCGGCCTCGCGATGCAAATCCTCCACGACAACGCCCAATTCGAGACGGAGCACCTGCAGGGAGAGTCCAGTGCAGTAGAGGCGTTCCAGGTGGCCCTGCACTCCGATTCGAACGACGAAATCGAGCGTATCTGGGACACGTTCGTCGACGTTCCGTTACACCCCTCGGTCGTCTACGAGGCGTCTCCAATTCCGATCGAATCGACGACTGAGGAACGTGTCACCCGGGTTTCCGAGCGTGATCTGGATTTACACGACCGCAGAAAATGA
- a CDS encoding archaea-specific SMC-related protein, with product MEQKSAQANSEITVRVENIGGIDSVERTIQPGLTVLTGRNATNRTSFMQSLMAALGSKSDQISLKSNASKGSVVVDTDEGEVYTRTLQRSNGTVVMDGEPYTDEPELLDLYAFLLRENPVRQAVERQEDLHDILMRPLDTDEIEREIERRTRERERIDRELSDISEKKEALPSLEQRHHNLESELESLRESERELEEERDDLEEEQPAEHVTQRSDELDEKLHELETERAQIDKQIQRKKAKIEGERSEIESTTVPAVDWDDLEEKHDRLQIQLEELQTEIEEAQQIRSNLSNGLQAAQTLQNNSFSLDKALETIDDSVDIPNGPLLRSDDSNDTVTDESISDVLVQDVPSRCLACGSTLQNDANEQIIEQYKALNKGLVAKIHTLERKEANMQDELDDIEDTIQEHRRAIDRIERAEQSIDDTNAEIEQLREDRDAVVAEIDRLTSEQSSADLGSNIDETTKRYNAVRDELRNLRVEIDRTESELVDVTEKIDAIEDRVAAQNRLEEEREAIVERLEELRTKVEQTEMELVEQFNENIDMVLDLLEYKNIERIWIERTGASDQSVRSAENETTFDIHIVRKDADGVYECQLQHLSESERNVTGLIVALTGYLVHDVATHCPVILLDSVEMIDANRIAALVSFLSEQTEYLIAALLPEDTATVIESETAVTEAITIGNSPD from the coding sequence ATGGAACAAAAAAGCGCCCAGGCCAACTCGGAGATCACCGTCCGAGTCGAGAATATTGGTGGGATCGACTCGGTCGAACGAACGATCCAGCCCGGGCTGACGGTTCTGACGGGGCGAAACGCCACGAATAGAACCTCATTCATGCAATCATTGATGGCTGCCCTCGGAAGCAAAAGCGATCAGATCTCGCTAAAGAGCAACGCGAGTAAGGGGTCCGTGGTTGTCGACACCGACGAGGGTGAAGTCTATACGCGCACGTTGCAGCGTTCAAATGGTACAGTGGTAATGGATGGGGAGCCGTATACCGACGAGCCGGAACTTCTCGATTTATACGCGTTTTTGCTCCGAGAAAATCCAGTTCGGCAGGCGGTCGAACGCCAAGAAGACCTCCACGATATCCTGATGCGTCCCCTCGATACCGACGAAATTGAACGGGAGATCGAACGCCGGACAAGAGAGCGAGAACGGATCGATCGAGAGCTTTCCGACATTTCCGAGAAGAAAGAAGCCCTTCCCTCACTCGAGCAACGACATCACAATCTCGAGTCGGAACTCGAGTCCTTGCGGGAGAGCGAACGGGAACTCGAGGAAGAACGGGACGACCTCGAAGAAGAACAGCCTGCCGAACACGTCACACAACGAAGTGACGAACTGGATGAAAAACTTCACGAACTTGAGACGGAGCGAGCCCAAATCGATAAACAGATCCAACGCAAGAAAGCGAAAATCGAAGGAGAGCGATCCGAAATCGAGTCGACGACGGTGCCGGCGGTTGACTGGGACGACCTCGAAGAAAAACACGACCGGTTGCAAATCCAACTCGAGGAACTGCAAACAGAAATCGAGGAAGCCCAGCAGATCAGATCAAATCTCTCAAACGGGCTTCAAGCTGCCCAGACGCTTCAGAACAACAGTTTCTCTCTTGACAAAGCACTCGAAACGATAGACGATTCAGTTGACATTCCCAATGGACCACTCCTTAGATCCGACGATTCCAATGATACGGTTACAGACGAGTCAATTTCTGACGTACTGGTCCAGGACGTTCCGTCGCGGTGTCTCGCCTGTGGGTCGACACTTCAAAACGATGCGAACGAACAGATCATCGAGCAGTACAAGGCACTGAACAAAGGCCTCGTTGCGAAGATCCACACACTAGAACGAAAAGAGGCCAATATGCAGGATGAGCTCGACGACATCGAGGACACAATCCAGGAGCATCGTCGCGCTATCGACCGAATCGAGCGAGCCGAACAGAGTATCGATGATACCAACGCCGAAATCGAACAACTCCGTGAGGATCGGGACGCGGTCGTCGCGGAAATAGACCGGTTAACGTCGGAACAATCGAGTGCGGACCTCGGCAGTAATATCGACGAAACCACGAAACGGTACAATGCTGTCCGCGACGAACTTCGCAATCTCCGCGTTGAAATCGACAGAACGGAGTCGGAGCTGGTGGACGTAACAGAGAAAATAGACGCCATCGAAGACCGAGTAGCTGCCCAGAACCGTCTCGAAGAGGAACGGGAAGCGATTGTCGAGCGACTCGAAGAACTGCGAACGAAGGTTGAACAGACCGAAATGGAGCTCGTCGAGCAGTTCAATGAAAACATCGACATGGTTCTCGACTTGCTGGAGTACAAAAATATCGAGCGAATTTGGATTGAGCGAACCGGAGCGAGCGACCAGAGTGTACGTTCAGCTGAGAACGAAACCACGTTTGACATCCATATAGTGCGCAAAGACGCTGACGGCGTCTACGAGTGCCAGTTGCAACATCTCTCCGAGAGCGAACGAAATGTAACCGGGCTTATCGTCGCACTGACGGGGTATCTCGTCCACGACGTCGCGACCCACTGCCCGGTGATTCTTCTCGACAGCGTCGAAATGATCGATGCGAACCGAATCGCAGCGTTGGTATCGTTTCTCAGTGAGCAGACGGAGTATTTAATTGCCGCGTTGTTGCCAGAAGATACGGCAACAGTTATCGAGTCCGAGACGGCCGTAACGGAGGCGATTACGATCGGTAATTCACCTGATTAA
- the rdfA gene encoding rod-determining factor RdfA yields MGKPGQKVARVIDDYELEGLDETLVDLWTRDDSSRKSIRELADLVNAEIVSAVVGSELQGMTPMEYPPDRIATRLAARSSTDSRFEDVSQGDINEVTNWMESEGIDVDSLTNDFVTFGVVYDYLKNYHDAKASEKYRKSSSPEELKEKVTSRLDGLKEQVETVTKESNRSLENAGILQETNRTVTVDIRITCVNCGREYPAIEFVEANGCRACDDELTGPVTE; encoded by the coding sequence ATGGGCAAACCTGGACAGAAAGTTGCTCGCGTGATTGACGATTACGAGCTCGAGGGACTCGATGAAACGCTCGTTGATCTCTGGACGCGTGATGATTCGTCGCGGAAGTCGATCAGGGAACTGGCCGATCTCGTGAACGCGGAAATCGTTTCAGCCGTCGTCGGTTCTGAGCTGCAAGGGATGACTCCAATGGAGTATCCACCTGATCGAATCGCCACCCGACTCGCTGCTCGGTCGTCAACTGATAGCCGGTTCGAGGACGTTTCACAGGGTGATATTAACGAGGTGACGAATTGGATGGAATCTGAAGGAATCGACGTCGACTCGCTCACCAACGACTTCGTTACGTTCGGCGTCGTGTACGACTATCTCAAGAATTATCACGATGCCAAGGCAAGTGAGAAGTATAGGAAAAGTAGTTCGCCGGAGGAACTCAAAGAGAAGGTCACGAGCCGACTTGATGGACTGAAAGAACAGGTCGAGACGGTGACAAAGGAATCAAATCGCTCGCTCGAAAATGCGGGTATCCTCCAGGAAACCAACCGAACTGTAACGGTCGATATCAGGATCACCTGTGTCAACTGTGGACGAGAATATCCAGCGATCGAGTTCGTCGAAGCGAACGGGTGTCGAGCCTGCGATGACGAACTAACGGGTCCAGTTACGGAATGA
- a CDS encoding histidine kinase N-terminal 7TM domain-containing protein, whose translation MTWQWTVYTLPLLLAFGLLCLVAVYLAVRWRQDEGVPGIALATGLVTCLAVTLGWYVLELSAVPFETKVLFNQLQYLGLAPLTAFMLAYVLVYIGRGDLLTPRTYAVLFVPPLLTILAVFTYDLHWQFWTDVAVDTNSTYAMLVNEHGTAYLGFFAYTAAYAFTSLGLLVRKAIDARGVHRRQICAMIVGILAPLTGGFVYVFGPIPQHYPTPTYVAFVVTAVAFSWPVFRLDLFGLVPIAHRTLLEQMDDGVVACDENGVIVTANEGAATMLGSTQSGMIGAHVEDVLVPLLDKRTRFEFEDETATTNETELDEDSIPEAAIGDGDGEWTATVGNRVIDVSVTRLRQSDQPVGRLVTLTDVTERHTRTQQLQSQNTYLDEFAEVVSHDIATPLGVIENRAQLIELTNDPEHVDDIFDSTERIQQLMDDLLELARQGRAIDEIEPTDLESIVRETWDGVDSEGAGLVVESSSRVLASRSRCRQLLENLLKNALIHGPGPQPEPAESDEVIGGQREGNSVASAERAADLTIRVGALPGGFYLEDDGVGIPEADRSTVFEQGYTDDPEGTGLGLAIVARIVDAHGWSIRATESESGGARFEVTDVETVSNEDGAPVATR comes from the coding sequence ATGACGTGGCAGTGGACCGTGTATACGCTACCACTGTTGCTCGCGTTCGGACTGTTATGTCTGGTTGCGGTGTACCTCGCCGTTCGATGGCGTCAAGACGAGGGGGTCCCGGGTATCGCGCTCGCGACCGGGCTGGTGACCTGCCTCGCGGTGACGCTCGGCTGGTACGTGCTCGAACTCTCCGCCGTCCCCTTCGAGACGAAGGTGCTGTTCAACCAGTTGCAGTATCTTGGGCTCGCACCGCTGACTGCGTTCATGTTAGCCTACGTGCTGGTGTACATCGGTCGGGGGGACCTTCTGACGCCTCGGACGTACGCCGTGTTGTTCGTCCCGCCTCTCCTGACGATTCTTGCAGTGTTCACCTACGACCTTCACTGGCAGTTCTGGACCGACGTGGCCGTCGACACCAACAGCACGTACGCGATGCTGGTAAACGAACACGGAACGGCCTATCTCGGATTTTTCGCCTACACCGCCGCGTACGCGTTCACGAGTCTGGGCCTGCTGGTTCGGAAGGCGATCGACGCGCGCGGCGTTCACCGCCGACAGATCTGTGCGATGATCGTCGGTATCCTCGCCCCGCTGACCGGCGGCTTCGTCTACGTCTTCGGACCCATCCCGCAGCACTATCCGACGCCCACCTACGTCGCGTTCGTCGTGACGGCCGTCGCATTCTCCTGGCCCGTCTTCCGTCTCGATCTGTTCGGATTGGTTCCGATCGCCCATCGAACGCTCCTCGAGCAGATGGACGACGGCGTCGTCGCCTGCGACGAGAACGGGGTTATCGTCACTGCCAACGAGGGTGCTGCGACGATGCTCGGATCGACTCAGTCGGGGATGATCGGCGCACACGTCGAGGACGTGCTGGTCCCTCTCCTCGATAAGCGGACGCGTTTCGAATTCGAAGACGAGACCGCGACCACCAACGAGACCGAACTCGACGAGGATTCGATTCCCGAAGCTGCGATCGGGGATGGGGACGGTGAGTGGACCGCAACGGTCGGTAACCGCGTCATCGACGTCTCGGTCACGCGGCTCAGACAGTCCGACCAGCCGGTCGGACGACTCGTAACGCTGACGGACGTCACCGAGCGACACACGCGAACACAACAACTGCAATCGCAGAACACGTACCTCGACGAGTTTGCGGAAGTCGTTTCCCACGATATCGCGACGCCGCTCGGCGTCATCGAGAATCGAGCGCAGTTGATCGAGCTGACGAACGACCCCGAGCACGTCGACGACATCTTCGACTCGACCGAACGCATCCAGCAACTGATGGACGACCTGTTGGAACTGGCTCGCCAGGGGCGAGCGATCGACGAGATCGAGCCGACCGACCTCGAGTCGATCGTTCGCGAAACGTGGGATGGCGTCGACTCTGAGGGTGCTGGGCTCGTCGTCGAGTCGTCGTCGCGCGTTCTCGCCAGTCGAAGTCGGTGTCGACAACTCCTCGAAAACCTCCTGAAGAACGCGCTGATCCACGGGCCGGGGCCGCAGCCGGAACCGGCGGAGAGCGACGAGGTCATTGGCGGCCAGCGCGAGGGAAATAGCGTTGCGTCCGCCGAGCGCGCAGCCGACTTGACGATCCGTGTCGGTGCGCTTCCCGGCGGCTTCTACCTCGAGGACGACGGTGTCGGCATCCCCGAGGCGGATCGGTCGACGGTGTTCGAACAGGGGTACACCGACGACCCGGAGGGGACGGGACTGGGACTGGCGATCGTCGCCCGAATCGTCGATGCACACGGGTGGTCGATTCGGGCCACGGAGAGCGAGTCGGGAGGGGCCCGGTTCGAGGTGACGGACGTCGAGACAGTTTCGAACGAGGATGGGGCTCCGGTGGCCACGAGATAA